Below is a genomic region from Streptomyces ferrugineus.
AACGCCGGCCGCCCGGGCGGTACGACGGTGGCGTCCTCCGAGGAGGGCGTCGAGGACGAGGTGGCGGTGCCGGTCGTCGCGCACTGAGCCTGGCGACGACCGTCCGTACCCCTGGGACCAGGCGTACGTGCGGGGATGGGGACGCTCCGTACGTACGGCCTTCAGGACCTGCCCCGGCTCGCTGAAACGAGCGGTTCAGCGCAGCCAGGGCAGGTCCGCACCCGCTTCCGTCGGCTGCAGGCCCTCGGCGACGATCCGCATGATCTCGCCGAGGGCCTTCTGCTGTTCCTCGGTGAGCCGGTCGAACATCGCCTGGCGCACGGCCTCCACATGGCCCGGCGCGGTCTCGCGCAGCACCTGGTGGCCCTCGTCGGTCAGCACCGCGAACTGGCCCCGCTTGTCGTCGGGGCAGTCCTCGCGCCGCACCCAGCCGTTCTTCTCCAGCCGGGCGATGGCGTGCGAGAGGCGGGAGCGGGTGATCTTCGCGTACATCGCGAGCTCGGTCATCCGCAGCCGGCGGCGCGGGGACTCGGCGAGCTTGACCAGCAGGCCGTAGTAGATGTGCGGCATACCCGCGTCACGCTGGAGCTGGCGGTCCAGGTGGTCCTCGAGCAGGTAGACCGCGTCCAGGTAGGTGCGCCAGACACGCTGCTGCTCGTCGGTGAGCCAGCGCGGTTCCTGTTTCGGTGCGGATGCGGGTGGCGCGGAAGTCGATGCCGTATTCATGTACTCCACTGTACGAGAGCTCTCCTTGAATTTTTAACTACTGCGACGTACGGTTTTCCGACAGAGAAGCTTTAGAATTGAAGCAACTGAGACCCCAGGTCTCCGGAGGGAGCCGTCGCCATGTCCGCCGCCACGCAGGAGCGCATGCCCGCTCTCTACCTCAGCCATGGCGCCCCGCCACTCGCGGACGACCCGATCTGGCCCGGCGAGCTCGCCGCCTGGTCCGCCGGCCTGCCACGCCCCAAGGCGATCCTCATGGTCTCCGCCCACTGGGAGGAGGCCCCGCTCGCCATCGGTGCCACCACGACCGTTCCTCTCGTCTACGACTTCTGGGGATTCCCCGAGCACTACTACCAGGTCACCTATACGGCTCCCGGCGCCCCGAAGCTCGCCGAGTCCGTACGGAAGCTGCTGCGCGCCCCGGGCATACCGGTGCAGGACATCCCGGACCGCGGCCTCGACCACGGCGCCTACGTCCCGCTCGTCGAGATGTACCCCGGCGCCGACATCCCTGTCCTGCAGATATCCATGCCGACCCTCGACCCCGCGCGGCTGATGGAGATCGGCCGCAAGCTGGCGCCGCTGCGCGACGAGGGCGTGCTGATCGTCGGCTCCGGCTTCTTCACCCACAACCTGGCCGCGCTGCGGCAGGGCGGCCTGCCCGCGTGGTCGGTGGAGTTCGACGACTGGGGGCGCCGGGCGCTGGAGAGCCGCGACTGGGACGCCCTGCTGGACTTCCTCGACAAGTCCCCGGCGGGCCGCTACGCCCACCCGCGCACCGAGCACTTCGCCCCGCTGTTCGTGACGATGGGCGCGGCGGAGGCGGCCGGTGAACTGGATGCCCAGCGGTCCGTGATCGACGGGTTCTGGATGGGGCTGGCGAAGCGCTCGGTCCAGTTCGGCTGAGCCGTCCGGCCCTGAGGGCCTGCGAAGAGGCCCTCACAGCTCCTTCTCGTACCAGGCCACGTCCCAGTAGCGGCCGAACTTGCGGCCCACCTCCCGGTACGTGCCGACGTGCCGGAAGCCGAACCGCTCGTGCAGCCGCGTGGACGCCTCGTTCGGCTGCGCGATCCCGGCGTACGCGCGGTGCACGTCCTCCTCGGCCAGGGCCTCGAACAGGGCCTTGTAGAGGAGGGTGCCGATACCGCGGCCCCCGGCGTCCGGAGCGAGGTAGACCGTGGTCTCCACCGACGTCTCGTAGGCGGGCTTCGGCCGGAAGGCGCTGGATGTGGCATAGCCGAGAATCCGCTGTGAGGTGCGCCCCGGACCGCCCTGAACGGCAACCATCAGGCGGTGCGGGCCGTCTTCAGGGTGGGAGAGCAGCCAAGGGCGGCGCTCTTCCGGCGTGAAGACCGCGGTATCGAATGTGATGGGCGTCTCACGTACATAGTGGTTGTAGAGGTCGGTGAGGGCCTCGAGGTCGCCCTCGACTCCCGGTCTGACCTGCACCTCTGTACGTTCTGACAGCATCGGTCCTCCTCGTGTGGCCGGACAGGGTACTGCAAGATCAGAAAAATGAGGGGTCGGGTTGGGAATTCTGTCCTGATTCCAGTCGTTGTTTCCATCGAACGGCGGGCACTCGAGAAGAGTCCCAAGCGTTCACGAACCACCCGCCCGCCCCACATCGCAAGGGAGCACGCATGGCAACCCGTGCCGTCGCCCGTCGTCAGTCCGCCACCGGCGAGACCGGCGCGGCAAGCAGTGTTCGCGCCCATGGCGGCGAGATCGCGGACCGCGACCTGGTCGGCATGTACCTCGACGAGATCGCGCGTACGCCGCTTCTCGACGCAGCCAAAGAGGTCGAGCTGTCGCAGATCATCGAGGCGGGTGTGTTCGCAAGGCAGGTCCTCGACGGATACGAGGAGTCCAGGGCGGACGCCACCCGCGAGGAGCTTGAGGCCCTCGTCGCCGACGCCGAGCGGGCCAAGGACATCTTCATCCGCTCCAACCTCCGTCTGGTCGTCGCGGTGGCCCGCCGCTACCCGCGCAGCGGCCTGCCCCTCCTCGACCTGATCCAGGAGGGCAACGCCGGCCTGGTGCGCGCGGTGGAGAAGTTCGACTACCGCAAGGGCTTCAAGTTCTCCACGTACGCCACCTGGTGGATCCGTCAGGCCATCACCCGCTCGATCGCCGACCAGTCCCGCACCATCCGGCTGCCCGTCCACCTGGTGGAGGAGCTGGGCCGGATCCGCCGCGTCCAGCGCGAGTTCAACCGCGAGCACGGCCGTGACCCCGAGCACGCCGAGATCGCCGCCGAGCTCGGCTCGACCCCGGAGCGGGTCGCGGACGTCCTGGACTGGGCCCGCGACCCGGTGTCCCTCAACATGTCGGTGGACGACGACGGCGAGACCCAGTTCGGCGACCTGCTGGAGGACACGTCGGCGGTCTCCCCCGAACAGTCCGTCCTCACCCTCCTGCGCAGCGAGGAACTGGACGACCTGATCGGCCGCCTGGACCAGCGCACGGCATCCATCATCAAGATGCGCTACGGCATCGAGGACGGCCGGGAGCGCACCCTGACCGAGGTCGGCAAGGAGCACGGACTGACCCGCGAACGCATCCGCCAGATCGAGAAGCACGCCCTGTTGGAACTGAAGAAGCTGGCGCGCAGCACCGGCTTCGACGCCGCCGCGTAACCCCCCGCCTTCCGGGGCGGGGGCGTACGCCGGGTGGCCAAAGACCGCGCAAACATGGCGTTGTTACGCCGCTTCAATCCATGGGCCACCGGGAACAAGACCTCCGGGCAAGGGAGTTGGCTCCCGAGGCCGTCCCACCCATCACCGGACCAAGTCCCGACGCACTCCCCCCGGCGCCGGGACCTCCCCCGAGCCGGGCTTCGGCGCCCATCCCCCCTGGGTGCCGAAGCCCGGCTCCTTTTGCGCGCCAGGGCCCACGACAGCCCGAACGGGCAGGCCACCCCGTACCTGAACCACGGGGTGGCCCACCCGAATGGCAGATTGTGCCACATCGGCATAGCCTGCCGAGCGTGAGCAGCCCCACCCCCTCCCTGACGGAGCGACGCAAGGCGGCGACCCGCATGGAGATCGCCCGCGCAGCGGCCGCCCTCTTCGTGCGACAGGGCCTACGGGCCACCCGGGCCGAGGACATCGCCCAGGCCGCCGGCATCGCACCGCGCACCTTCTACCGCTACTTCGCCACCAAGGAGGAGGCGGTGGCCCCGCTCTACGCGGCAGGCGCCGACCGCTGGACCGAGGCGGTCCGCGACGCCCCCGCCGACCTCCCCGTCCCCCAGGCCCTGGAACACGCCCTCCACCACACCCTGACCCCCGGCGCGGGCATCTCGGAGTCCTCCTGGGAATGGGCCCGCACCCTGGTCCGCCTGGCCACGTCGAACCCCGCCCTGCGCAAGGTCTGGGCCGAGGTGTGCCACGAGTCCGAACGCACACTGGCGGACGCACTGGCGGCGAGAACCGGCCACGACAACGTTGCCGCCCTGAACTTCGCGGCAGCCGCGGCCGCCGCGTCCGTACGCGTGGCCGTGGAGACATGGGCCTCGGGCAACGCCCCCGCCCAGGGCCCCGAGGGCCCAGCGTCCCTGGCACGGGCCAACTTGGCAGCGCTGAGAAACTTCCCGTGGGAGAACCTCGGAGCCCGGGCCTGAGGGCCCGCGCGCGGACTGCTGTGTACGGGCGGGCGGGAGCCAGGCCTGAGGGCCCGCGCGCGGACTGCTGTGTACGGGCGGGCGGGAGCCGGGCCCTTGGCCCCGCGCGCGGACTGCTGTGTACGGGCGGGCGGGAGCCGGGCCCTTGGCCCCACGCGCGGACTGCCGTGTACGGGCGGGCGGGAGCCGGGCCCTTGACCCCACGCACGGACTGCCGCGTACGGGCCGGCGGGAGCCCGGCCCGGGGTCCCACGCACCCACGCACCCACGCACCCACAGCCGCGTACTGGACCTCGGGAGCCCGGCCCCTGACCCCACGCACCCGCAGTCGCGTACGGCGGCGAGGGGCCGTGTCGGGGGGTGTCCGCCCGCAGCGGCGGGCGTCAAGAAGGGGGCAACCACCCTGCCCGACGGCAACCGCCCGACCGAGGACGGACACCCCCCGGCGCGGCCCCGACCCACAATGCGCCCGCAGGCGCTACGCGAACCCCCACCGAACCGCAACGGGCCGCCGCAGGCATCCCCGGCTCAACCGCCGGAGGCCCCCCGCGACAACCGCCCACCCAACTCCCGCACACACCGCACCAGTTCCTCCGGCGCCTCCACCACGAACTCGCACCCCACCATCGCCAACCGCACGGCCAGCCACTCCACCGGCTCACTCGTAGCCGCCCGCATCCGGCAACGCCCGTCGCCCAGCGCCTCCGGCACCCCCAGCCACCGAGGCAACCGCGCACTCACGGCATCGGCCTCCGCGGCGAACGTGGCCGCGAACTCGTACGTCTCCTGCCGTGGCCGAATCGACTGCCGCAGATACTCCGCGGCACTCCCCGTGGGCAACTCCCGCGGAGCGAACCGCGCCCCGGTCGCAAGGGGCTCGCTCACCCGGTCGACCCGGAACGTCCGCCAGTCGCCCCGATCGAGGTCGTACGCGACGAGATACCAGCGCCGCCCCGTCGACACCAGCCGATGCGGCTCGGTCAGGCGGCGCGACTCCGTGCCGTCCTTCGCCCGGTACGCGAACCGCAGCCGCTCCCGCCCCGCAACGGTCGACGCCATCACGGTCAGCGTCTCGGGCGCGATGCTCGCCCCGTCCCCACTGGTCAACGGCGTGGTCGCGGCCTGGAGCGTGCTCACCCGGTGCCGTAGCCGCGACGGCAGCACCTGCTCCAGTTTGGCCAGCGCCCGCACCGACGCCTCGTCGATGCCCTCGACCGCGTGCCCCGCGCCGGCCCGCAGTCCGACCGCGATCGCCACGGCCTCCTCGTCGTCCAGCACCAGCGGCGGCAGCGCCTTGCCCGCGACGAGCCGGTACCCCCCGTCGGCGCCCTTGGTCGCCTGCACGGGGTATCCCAGTTCCCGCAACCGGTCGACGTCCCGCCGGACCGTGCGCCGGGAGACCCCGAGCCGGTCGGCGAGCTCGCCGCCTGGCCATTCGCGGGGCGTCTGAAGGAGCGAGAGAAGCGTCAGCAGCCGTGCCGGAGTATCCGTCGTCATGAATCCGAGCATGCCGCAGAACTAGGACACGATCTGACCTACTGCCGGAATACCTTCAAGCCATGACCTCAGCCGAGACCACCCCCAGCCCCACCAGTCCCACCAGTTCCACCCCCAGTCCCACCAGTTCCACCCCCAGTCCCACCGGTTCCACCCCCCGTCCCACCGCCACGACGGCGACCGAGCCCGCCCCGGGCGACCGCCGCCGCTGGTTCGCCCTGGCCATCGTGATGACCGCGGCCTTCATGGACCTCGTGGACGTCACGATCGTCAACATCGCCATCCCGTCGATCCAGCGCGACGCCGGAGCGACCTTCAGCCAGATCCAGTGGATCACCGCCGGCTACGCGCTCGCCTTCGCCGCCGGCCTGATCACCGGGGGACGACTCGGCGACATACACGGCCGCAAGCGGCTGTTCCTCATCGGCATCGGCGGCTTCACCGTCGCCTCCGCCCTGTGCGGCTTCGCCGCGAACCCCGAGATGCTGGTCGCCTCCCGCATCCTTCAGGGCGCGATGGCGGCGCTGATGGTCCCGCAGGTCCTGTCGATCGTGCACGCCACGTTCCCGGCACACGAACGCGGCAAGGTCTTCGGCCTGTTCGGCGCGGTGGTGGGCCTCGGCGCGGTCACCGGCCCCCTGCTCGGCGCGCTCCTGACGGAGTGGAACCTCTTCGGCCTGGAATGGCGCCCGATCTTCCTGATCAACCTCCCCGTGGGCATCGCGGGCCTGATCCTCGGCAGCCGCTACATCACCGAGTCCAAGGCGCCGCGGGCGCTGAAGCTGGACCTGGTCGGCGTCGCGCTCGTCACCCTCGGTCTGCTGATGCTGCTCTACCCGCTGACCCGCGGCCGTGAGCTGGGCTGGCCGCTGTGGGGGTACGGGTCGATGGCGGGCGCGCTCATCGTCCTCGGGGCGCTGGTGGCCTACGAGAAGCGGAAGGCCGCCCGGGACGGCTCCCCGCTGATCGAGCTCCCCCTGTTCAGGGTGAAGAGCTTCGCGGCCGGTATCGCCGTGCAGACCGTCTTCGGTGTGGCGCTCGGCATCTTCTTCCTGGTCTGGACGCTGTACATGCAGTTCGGCCTGGGCTGGGGCCCGTTGAAGGCCGGCCTGACCGGCATCCCGTTCTCGATCGCCGTCTCGACGGCGGCCGGCCTGTCCGTGCAGAAGCTGGTCCCGCGCTTCGGCCGAGGGGTGCTCCAGGCGGGCGCGCTGGTGATGGCGGCCGGCGTTCTGATCTACCTGTGGGAGGCGGGCCGCTACGGTCTGGCCATCGCCCCCTGGCAGATGGCCCTGCCCCTGGTCGTGATGGGCGTCGGCATGGGGCTGATCGTGGCCCCGCTGACGGACGCGATCCTCTCCGAGGTGCCGCGCGAGCACGCCGGTTCGGCGTCGGGCCTGATCAACACCGTCCAGCAGATGGGCAACGCCCTCGGCCTCGGCCTGGTCTCGGTGGTGTTCTTCGGCTCGATCGCCGACCACCTGCGGCCGGAGCAGGTGGGCCCCGCCTTCGTGGACGCCTTCCAGAACGCGCTCGGCTGGGTGGTCGCGGTGATGTGCGCCATCTTCCTGCTGATGTTCGCGCTGCCCGGGCGGCCGGCGCAGCACATCGAGGGAGCGGCCGACGACCCGAGGCCGACGCCGGAGAAGCAGCCCGAGCTGGTGGCCTGACGGCGATGTCCTGAGGGCGGGGGAGGGGCCCGGCACTTCGGTGCCGGGCCTCTCTTCGTGTGCGCTCATGCCTGCTCACAGGCCCGTTCATGCCCACATTGGAACTTGATCACGCCCGATTGAGCCCGAACCTGTTTACTTTCCGGAAATCCGGGCGTAGCCTCCGGGGCGAAACCACAAGTTCGGGCACAGTTCGGAGGCGAACGGACATGTACGCACCGGAGCGGCAGCAGGAGATCCTCCGGCTCGCCCGTGACGGCGGCCGAGTGGACGTCCTGTCGCTGGCCGAGGAGTTCCAGGTGACGGCGGAGACGATCCGCCGGGACCTGAAGGCCCTCGACCGCGCCGGGCTCGTGCGCCGTGTGCACGGTGGTGCGATCCCGGTCGGGCGCCTGGACTTCGAGCCGGACCTCACCGAGCGGGAGTCGACCGCGGCCGACGAGAAGGACCGGATCGCCAAGGCGGCCGTCGCCGAGCTGCCCACCGAGGGCACGATGATCCTCGACGCCGGTACGACGGTGGCCCGCCTCGCCGGCGCGCTGCCGCTGGAGGCGTCCCTCACCGTCGTCACCCACAGCCTGCCCATCGCGGCCCGCCTCGCGGACCACCCCGGCATCCAGCTCCATCTGATCGGGGGGCGGGTACGGCACCGTACGCGCGCCGCCGTGGACGCCTGGGCGCTGCGCGCATACGGCGAGATCCGCGCCGACGTCCTGTTCGTCGCGGCCAACGGCTTCTCCGCCGAGCACGGTCTGACCACCCCCGACCTCGCCGAGGCCGCGGTCAAGCGCGCGGCCGTGGCCGCGGCCCGCCGCGTGGTGCTGCTCGCCGACTCCTCCAAGCACGGCCAGGAGCACTTCGCCCGCTTCGGCGACCTGAGCGACGTGGACCTGCTGATCACCGACAGCGGGCTGAGCCCCGAAGACGCCTCCGCCATAGAGCGCGGCGGCACGGAAGTAGTGCGCGCATGATCCTCACCGTCACCCCGAACCCGTCCCTGGACCGCACCTACGAGGTCCCCTCCCTCGACCGCGGCGAGGTCATCCGCGCCACCGGCGAGCGCATGGACCCGGGCGGCAAGGGCGTGAACGTCTCGCGCGCGGTGGCGGCCGCCGGACAGCGCACGGTCGCGGTCCTGCCCCTGGGCGGCGCGCCCGGCGCACTCGTCGCCGACCTGCTCGACGCGCAGGGCATCGAGGTGGCGCCGGTCCCGGTCGCCGGGGCCACCCGCTCCAACATCGCGCTCGCGGAGTCGGACGGGGTGCTGACGAAGATCAACGCACCCGGGCCCGAACTGTCCGCGGCCGAGCAGGAACTGCTGCTGGAGACGGTGCGCGAGCAGTCGCACGACGCGGACTGGATCGCCTGCTGCGGCAGCCTGCCGCGCGGACTCGCCCCCTCCTGGTACGCCGACGTGGTCACGCGGGCGCACTCCGGTGGCGCGCGGATCGCGCTGGACACCTCCGGTCCCGCGCTCCTCGAAGCGCTGCGGGCGCGGCCCGACGTGGTCAAGCCGAACGCCGAGGAGCTCGCGGAGGCGGTCGGGCGCCCCCTGGTCACCGTGGGCGACGCGGTGAAGGCGGCCGAGGAGTTGCGCGAGATGGGCGCACGCGCCGTGCTCGCGAGCCTGGGCGCCGACGGACAGCTCCTCGTCGACGACGCCGGTGCCTGGTTCGGCAGCGCCCGCGTGGACGTCGTGCGCAGCAATGTCGGCGCCGGCGACTCCTCCCTCGCCGGCTTCCTGATCGCCGGGGGCAGCGGGCCCGAGGCGCTGGCCTCCGCCGTCGCCCACGGCGCGGCGGCCGTACAGCTCCCCGGCAGCGTGATGCCCTCGCCGGCGGAGCTGGACCTGGCGGCGGTGACGGTCACGGCCGAGGTGCCGGTGGATCGCGTACTGAAGGAGCCGGTGTCATGACGAGTGTCGCAATTGTCACAGTTCTTGCCGATCGGTTCGTCGAGCGGCGAAGCTCGCTGTTACTCACGGCCAAAGACGGACGGCAGGGCCTCCTGAGCCGCTCTGCCGCCCGGAGGAGGCGGGACTTCCCCGACCCCGCCTCCTCCACCCCCAGCCCCCACAGCAGTCCCGCCACCCCCCATGGCACCCCCGTCCCCTTCCCCGCCCACCAGACTCCCCGGGCGATACGCGTGCGAAGGAGCCCGCGATGAGCGACATGATCACCGCGGACCTGGTCGATCTCGACCTGTCCGCCGACACCAAGGAGGCGGCGGCGCGCGCCCTCGCCGAGCGCATGGTGGCCCTGGGCCGGGTGACCGACCTGGAGGGCTTCCTCGCCGACGTGGCCGCCCGCGAGGCACAGATGCCGACCGGCCTCGACGGCGGCATCGGCATCCCGCACTGCCGCAGCGAGCACGTCACCGAGCCGACGCTCGCCTTCGGGCGCAGCGCCGCCGGCATCGACTTCGGCGCGGCGGACGGCCCCGCCGACCTGATCTTCCTGATCGCGGCCCCGGCGGGCGCGGACGACGCCCATCTGACGATCCTGTCGTCGCTGGCCAGGCAGCTGATGAACACCGAGTTCACGGACGCGCTGCGCTCGGCGGGCGACGCGGCGTCGGCGGCGGCGCTGATCCGGGGCGAGGAGCCGCCGGCCGCCGCTTCGGAAGAACCCGCAGACTCCGTGGCGTCGTCGGTGGCGGCCTCCTCCGACGACGCCACGGGAACCACCACCGACGCCTCCGACGAGCGCCCCTTCCGCATCGTCGCCGTCACCTCCTGCCCGACCGGCATCGCCCACACCTACATGGCGGCCGAGTCGCTGGAGAACGCGGGCCGTGAGGCGGGCGTCGAGGTCGTCGTCGAGACACAGGGCTCGGCCGGCTTCACCCGGCTCGACCCGGCCGTCATCGCGGCGGCGGACGGTGTGATCTTCGCCCACGACGTGGCCGTACGGGAGAAGAGCCGGTTCGCCGGCAAGCCGACCGTCGACACCGGTGTGAAGGCGGGCATCAACCGCCCCGCCGAACTCATCGCCGAGGTCCGCGAGAAGGCGGCCCGCGGCGAGGTCACCGCGGCGGCCGGGCCGGGCACCCCCGTGGAGCGCACCGGCGAGCCCGGCGAGGGCTACGGCACCAAGCTGCGCAAGTGGCTGATGTCCGGCGTGAGCTACATGGTGCCGTTCGTCGCGGCCGGCGGTCTGCTGATCGCCCTCGGCTTCGCGATCGGCGGCTACCAGATCAACGAGGCCAAGTCGGTCACCGAGCACTTCGACTGGGGCCAGGTCGACAGCTGGGGCGCGCTGCTGTTCCAGATCGGCGCGGCGGCCTTCGGCTTCCTCGTCCCGGTCCTCGCCGGATACATCGCCTACGGCATGGCCGACCGGCCGGGACTCGTGCCCGGCTTCGTCGGCGGCGCGATCTCCGTCACGATCGGCGCCGGATTCCTCGGCGGTCTGGTCGCCGGTCTGATCGCCGGTGGTGTGGTCCTCGGCATCCAGCGCGTCAACATCCCACCGGTGCTGCGCGGCATCATGCCGGTGGTGGTGATCCCGCTGGTCTCCTCGATCGCCGTCGGCTTCCTGATGTTCGTGGTGATCGGCAAGCCGATCGCCGAGGCGCAGAAGGGCCTGACCGACTGGCTGAACGGTCTCTCCGGCACCAACGCCGTCCTGCTCGGCATCCTGCTCGGCCTGATGATGTGCTTCGACCTCGGCGGCCCGGTCAACAAGGTGGCCTACACCTTCGCGACGGCCGGCATCTCGGTCGCCGCCCCCAGCGACTCCGCGATGAAGATCATGGCCGCCGTGATGGCCGCGGGCATGGTCCCGCCGCTGGGCATGGCCCTGGCGACCTTCGTCCGCAAGCGCCTGTTCACCACCGCCGAGCGCGAGAACGGCAAGGCCGCCGTGGTCCTGGGCGCCTCCTTCATCTCCGAGGGCGCGATCCCGTTCGCCGCGGCCGACCCGCTGCGCGTGATCCCCGCCTCCATGGCGGGCGGCGCGGTCACCGGCGCGCTGACCATGGCCTTCGGCTCGACCCTGCGCGCCCCGCACGGCGGCATCTGGGTCACCTTCCTGATCGGCAAGCCGTTCCTCTACCTGCTGGCCATCGCGGCCGGTACGGCGGTCACGGCGGGCCTGGTCATCCTGCTGAAGGGCATGCGCAAGACGGCACCCGACGGCACTGCGGCCGCCAAGTCCCCGGCGGTCGCGGGCGCGGAGGCCAAGCAGCCGGTGGCGGCGTAAGCCCTCCGCCGGACAGGCCGCCCGCTTGTCCCTTTGGGGCGCTGTGAGTTGTTCACGGCACCTGCGAGATACATCACGGTCCGGGCCCTTCGGCTCGGACCGTGATGTCTACTGGGGCGTATGCCGGAAAACGTCTCGATGCTCCAGCTCCTGGGCCCCGTCGTGCTCGCCCTGGCGGCCGCGCTGTGGGTGACGGGACTGATCCGCCTGCTGCGCCGCCCCCGCCCGGTGCACCCCCGACGGGCCACCGACCAGAAGCTCTCCGGCCTTCCGCCCCAGCGGCAGACCGCCCCCGACCGGGAGTCCGTCGAACTCACCCCGGCGGAACGGGACGCCTTCGCGGGCCTGGTGCGCCGCCTCGACGACGGCCGCTGAGCACGGAGCCCGCGCCAGGGCTGCCCTACGGCACCTGCGCCGCCCGGCGCTCCATCGCGTCGCGTGCCGCGTCCTCGCTGACGTACACCTCGCACATGTGCCGCCCGTCGGGCGTCGCCGTGTGCTCGACCTCCCAGAGGGAGACCTCCTCGCCGTCGCACAGCAGAAAGGCGTGCTCGTAGAGCGCGAAGCACAGCCCGGCGCGGCCCGCACGGCACGGGCGCCCGAAGGCCTGCGTGATCTGGTGCGCGCACGCCGTGGCCAGTAACGCGGCCGTCTCCGTGCCCGGCCGGTCGGCGTTCTCCGCCCGGCGCAGCAACCGGCGGGCATGGTCCGGCGAGTCGTCCGGCACATACGCGTGCCGGGGCGCGGGGATCGGCGACAACTGCACCGTCACCGGCAGCTCGAAGTCCGGCGCGTCCGGCGGCAGCGGCAGCCGCGCGGTCGCGGCGCGCAGCTCCTCCTCGTCGGCGTACACCTCGTGCTGCGGTTCGCGGCCGCGCGCGGTGTTGTGCACGAGTTCCCACAGGGTGAGCGCCGAGCCGTCGGCGAGCAGCCAGGTGTGCCGATACGTCTCGCGGTGCAGCCCGGCGCTGTGGTGCGCGGAGTGCAGCGAGCTGTCATGAGCCAGCGCACAGTCGAGCCGCCGTATCGCCTCGTCGGGCAACTCGAAGGAGTTCAGGGCGCGGCCGAGGAGTCGCGCGAGGTGCT
It encodes:
- a CDS encoding MarR family winged helix-turn-helix transcriptional regulator; this translates as MNTASTSAPPASAPKQEPRWLTDEQQRVWRTYLDAVYLLEDHLDRQLQRDAGMPHIYYGLLVKLAESPRRRLRMTELAMYAKITRSRLSHAIARLEKNGWVRREDCPDDKRGQFAVLTDEGHQVLRETAPGHVEAVRQAMFDRLTEEQQKALGEIMRIVAEGLQPTEAGADLPWLR
- a CDS encoding dioxygenase family protein; this translates as MSAATQERMPALYLSHGAPPLADDPIWPGELAAWSAGLPRPKAILMVSAHWEEAPLAIGATTTVPLVYDFWGFPEHYYQVTYTAPGAPKLAESVRKLLRAPGIPVQDIPDRGLDHGAYVPLVEMYPGADIPVLQISMPTLDPARLMEIGRKLAPLRDEGVLIVGSGFFTHNLAALRQGGLPAWSVEFDDWGRRALESRDWDALLDFLDKSPAGRYAHPRTEHFAPLFVTMGAAEAAGELDAQRSVIDGFWMGLAKRSVQFG
- a CDS encoding GNAT family N-acetyltransferase encodes the protein MLSERTEVQVRPGVEGDLEALTDLYNHYVRETPITFDTAVFTPEERRPWLLSHPEDGPHRLMVAVQGGPGRTSQRILGYATSSAFRPKPAYETSVETTVYLAPDAGGRGIGTLLYKALFEALAEEDVHRAYAGIAQPNEASTRLHERFGFRHVGTYREVGRKFGRYWDVAWYEKEL
- a CDS encoding sigma-70 family RNA polymerase sigma factor gives rise to the protein MATRAVARRQSATGETGAASSVRAHGGEIADRDLVGMYLDEIARTPLLDAAKEVELSQIIEAGVFARQVLDGYEESRADATREELEALVADAERAKDIFIRSNLRLVVAVARRYPRSGLPLLDLIQEGNAGLVRAVEKFDYRKGFKFSTYATWWIRQAITRSIADQSRTIRLPVHLVEELGRIRRVQREFNREHGRDPEHAEIAAELGSTPERVADVLDWARDPVSLNMSVDDDGETQFGDLLEDTSAVSPEQSVLTLLRSEELDDLIGRLDQRTASIIKMRYGIEDGRERTLTEVGKEHGLTRERIRQIEKHALLELKKLARSTGFDAAA
- a CDS encoding TetR/AcrR family transcriptional regulator, with protein sequence MEIARAAAALFVRQGLRATRAEDIAQAAGIAPRTFYRYFATKEEAVAPLYAAGADRWTEAVRDAPADLPVPQALEHALHHTLTPGAGISESSWEWARTLVRLATSNPALRKVWAEVCHESERTLADALAARTGHDNVAALNFAAAAAAASVRVAVETWASGNAPAQGPEGPASLARANLAALRNFPWENLGARA
- a CDS encoding helix-turn-helix transcriptional regulator, with protein sequence MTTDTPARLLTLLSLLQTPREWPGGELADRLGVSRRTVRRDVDRLRELGYPVQATKGADGGYRLVAGKALPPLVLDDEEAVAIAVGLRAGAGHAVEGIDEASVRALAKLEQVLPSRLRHRVSTLQAATTPLTSGDGASIAPETLTVMASTVAGRERLRFAYRAKDGTESRRLTEPHRLVSTGRRWYLVAYDLDRGDWRTFRVDRVSEPLATGARFAPRELPTGSAAEYLRQSIRPRQETYEFAATFAAEADAVSARLPRWLGVPEALGDGRCRMRAATSEPVEWLAVRLAMVGCEFVVEAPEELVRCVRELGGRLSRGASGG
- a CDS encoding MFS transporter — its product is MTSAETTPSPTSPTSSTPSPTSSTPSPTGSTPRPTATTATEPAPGDRRRWFALAIVMTAAFMDLVDVTIVNIAIPSIQRDAGATFSQIQWITAGYALAFAAGLITGGRLGDIHGRKRLFLIGIGGFTVASALCGFAANPEMLVASRILQGAMAALMVPQVLSIVHATFPAHERGKVFGLFGAVVGLGAVTGPLLGALLTEWNLFGLEWRPIFLINLPVGIAGLILGSRYITESKAPRALKLDLVGVALVTLGLLMLLYPLTRGRELGWPLWGYGSMAGALIVLGALVAYEKRKAARDGSPLIELPLFRVKSFAAGIAVQTVFGVALGIFFLVWTLYMQFGLGWGPLKAGLTGIPFSIAVSTAAGLSVQKLVPRFGRGVLQAGALVMAAGVLIYLWEAGRYGLAIAPWQMALPLVVMGVGMGLIVAPLTDAILSEVPREHAGSASGLINTVQQMGNALGLGLVSVVFFGSIADHLRPEQVGPAFVDAFQNALGWVVAVMCAIFLLMFALPGRPAQHIEGAADDPRPTPEKQPELVA
- a CDS encoding DeoR/GlpR family DNA-binding transcription regulator — its product is MYAPERQQEILRLARDGGRVDVLSLAEEFQVTAETIRRDLKALDRAGLVRRVHGGAIPVGRLDFEPDLTERESTAADEKDRIAKAAVAELPTEGTMILDAGTTVARLAGALPLEASLTVVTHSLPIAARLADHPGIQLHLIGGRVRHRTRAAVDAWALRAYGEIRADVLFVAANGFSAEHGLTTPDLAEAAVKRAAVAAARRVVLLADSSKHGQEHFARFGDLSDVDLLITDSGLSPEDASAIERGGTEVVRA
- the pfkB gene encoding 1-phosphofructokinase; its protein translation is MILTVTPNPSLDRTYEVPSLDRGEVIRATGERMDPGGKGVNVSRAVAAAGQRTVAVLPLGGAPGALVADLLDAQGIEVAPVPVAGATRSNIALAESDGVLTKINAPGPELSAAEQELLLETVREQSHDADWIACCGSLPRGLAPSWYADVVTRAHSGGARIALDTSGPALLEALRARPDVVKPNAEELAEAVGRPLVTVGDAVKAAEELREMGARAVLASLGADGQLLVDDAGAWFGSARVDVVRSNVGAGDSSLAGFLIAGGSGPEALASAVAHGAAAVQLPGSVMPSPAELDLAAVTVTAEVPVDRVLKEPVS